One window of the Lycorma delicatula isolate Av1 chromosome 3, ASM4794821v1, whole genome shotgun sequence genome contains the following:
- the Pmm2 gene encoding phosphomannomutase: protein MKFFTYLNLYFQPILFFVDIAYLKFIEVTMARKEVLCIFDIDGTLTLPVQVINSEVKTFLIEKIKPQCTIAVVGGSNLDKILEQMGGKDVLNELDYVFAENGLVAIHKGQEIGRQNIQTYIGEEKLQDFINYCLRYLSDVKLPVKRGTFIEFRTGMINVSPVGRSCSREERNQFEAHDKEYHIRETFINSIKKDFPDLNLKYSIGGQISFDVFPVGWDKTYCLQYLNDFKEIHFFGDKTDLGGNDYEIFNDSRTIGHKVTSPTDTINQLKELFKLS from the exons ATGAAGTTTTTCACATATTTGAACTTATACTTTCAacctatacttttttttgttgatattgcgtatttgaaatttattgaagTAACTATGGCAAGAAAAGAAGTACTTTGTATTTTTGACATTGATGGTACCCTCACCCTTCCGGTACAG GTAATAAACAGTGAAGTAAAAACTTTCctcattgaaaaaattaaaccacaATGCACTATTGCTGTGGTGGGTGgttcaaatttagataaaattttggaGCAAATGGGTGGAAAAGATG tcTTAAATGAACTTGACTATGTTTTTGCTGAAAATGGATTAGTGGCAATCCACAAGGGTCAGGAAATTGGACGGCag AATATTCAGACTTATATAGgagaagaaaaattacaagactttattaattactgtttacGATATTTATCAGATGTTAAACTGCCTGTGAAACGGGGTACTTTTATAGAATTTCGTACTGGAATGATTAATGTCAGTCCTGTGGGACGATCGTGTTCTAGAGAAGAAAGAAATCAGTTTGAAGCACATGATAAGGAGTACCACATACGAGAAACATTTATAAACAGCATTAAGAAAGATTTTCCTGATCTCAATCTTAAATATTCTATAG gaggcCAAATTAGCTTTGATGTGTTCCCAGTTGGATGGGATAAGACATATTGTTTGCAgtatttaaatgatttcaaaGAAATACATTTCTTTGGTGATAAAACTGATTTAGGTGGAaatgattatgaaatatttaatgattcaAGAACTATTGGTCATAAAGTTACTAGTCCAACAGATACAATTAACCAATTAAAAGAGCTTTTCAAACtttcttag